In Erigeron canadensis isolate Cc75 chromosome 8, C_canadensis_v1, whole genome shotgun sequence, the DNA window TCTACAATGTACggagtaattttttattttatttcaagagTATATTTAGAACTTTGCCCTTTAATTAAttaccaaaagaaaaaacaaaaggtaAATATAATCATAAATACAAAACGTAAGACTACCATTCTAAATTTATCCCTTGAGATCGATCGTTTTCCTGGCTCTGTTCCTGCCTACTGGCCCAGATGAAAGTCTTGCTTGATTCGATATATGTTACGTGTAAGTGTGTAACACGTTGGGAATCACATTACTTCATTGTTCACAAGTTTAATTAACATAATTACTAAAGAGAACAAGATGTAAAGGAAGTAAAATTCAGAACATGATGACATCAGACGACTCAGTGTTTTAGTTAACCAAATAGTGGCCAAGAAAGAAAACATAATTACAAATCTTGGCTTGACCAAAAGGAAAACATAAGAAAACAAGATGGTCAACAACATGGGTAAAAGTAGTAAAATTTTGGTAACGAGTTGTCATGGTGATCTATCCATGTTATGATGAATATTAGGACTTTCCATGATGCTCTCTAAACAAGGCTTCCACTTGGAAACACTTTCTCCTGTTATTCTACTTTTTTCGATCTCTCCCAACATATCTTCTAATTTCCTCCCTTGATCTTTCTTTAACTGAAGTAGCAACCATTGTAACTCATCTTTAGTTAATACTAACTTCACTCTCACTGTACTACTTTCTTTGCTAAAAGTTTCACTTGTTTTCTCATTATCTTGTTtctcttgttgttgttgtgggtCTTGTGGTTTTTCTTCCTGTGTTGGTTCCCTTTGAATGCATGTTTCCATGTAGTTCCCCATTTTTTGTTTTACCAAacaaaaagagagaaaatgtTGCAAGAAAATGGGAAACAACTGAAATACTTCTTCTCTTTGGTTGTGTTTTATTCTATTTACAAAAATGAAGTCgtgttttttctttgaaaactcccaagttttttgtttttagtg includes these proteins:
- the LOC122611016 gene encoding uncharacterized protein LOC122611016, with amino-acid sequence MGNYMETCIQREPTQEEKPQDPQQQQEKQDNEKTSETFSKESSTVRVKLVLTKDELQWLLLQLKKDQGRKLEDMLGEIEKSRITGESVSKWKPCLESIMESPNIHHNMDRSP